One region of Quercus lobata isolate SW786 chromosome 2, ValleyOak3.0 Primary Assembly, whole genome shotgun sequence genomic DNA includes:
- the LOC115977760 gene encoding protein MIZU-KUSSEI 1-like, protein MPPVHSSPFFQMENQAILSLLRHTTTPGNEKRTKSSGGLLKMFKLFPMLTSGCKMVALLGRPRKPLLKDNATTGTLFGFRKGRVTLAIQEDPQCMPMFVIELPMHTSVFHKEMGSDLVRIALESETKTHKKKLLEEFVWAVYCNGRKMGYSIRRKQMSDDELYVMQHLRGVSMGAGVLPSQSEKDIADGELTYIRARFERVVGSKDSESMYMINPDGAAGPELSIFFVRGH, encoded by the coding sequence ATGCCTCCTGTTCACTCTAGCCCGTTCTTTCAAATGGAAAACCAAGCAATACTATCATTGCTCCGGCACACAACTACTCCAGGAAATGAGAAACGCACAAAGTCTTCAGGGGGTCTCTTGAAAATGTTCAAGCTCTTCCCCATGTTAACCTCAGGGTGCAAAATGGTGGCACTATTGGGAAGACCTCGAAAGCCTTTGCTCAAAGACAATGCAACAACAGGGACTCTTTTCGGTTTTCGTAAAGGAAGAGTAACTCTAGCAATACAAGAAGACCCTCAATGCATGCCAATGTTTGTGATAGAGCTACCAATGCACACAAGTGTTTTTCACAAGGAAATGGGGTCAGATTTAGTCAGAATTGCGCTAGAGAGTGAAACAAAAACTCACAAGAAGAAACTGTTGGAGGAGTTTGTTTGGGCAGTTTACTGTAATGGAAGAAAGATGGGGTACTCTATTAGGAGGAAACAAATGTCAGATGATGAACTTTATGTGATGCAACATTTGCGAGGTGTGTCAATGGGAGCTGGGGTTCTTCCAAGTCAGTCTGAGAAAGACATAGCAGACGGGGAATTGACGTACATAAGGGCTAGATTCGAAAGAGTTGTTGGATCAAAGGATTCTGAATCTATGTACATGATAAATCCAGATGGTGCAGCAGGGCCAGAATTGAGTATTTTCTTTGTAAGAGGTCATTAG